One Lachnospiraceae bacterium C1.1 genomic region harbors:
- a CDS encoding ABC transporter ATP-binding protein, whose translation MRRRQMQGKRPDIKPGTFTRFIKYLAAHYGFQMGLVLICLILSAFSSVIANLFIQKIVDEIIAPGLTGGFESVASDFIKVISSMVAFYLIGLAATFIYTRTMALITQGTLKAFRVDMFERMESLPIKFFDTHAHGDIMSTYTNDTDALRQLIGQSMPMLIQSAISSIGIIFMMLYYSVWLTLVAAVFVFIMINAIRNIGGKSSRYMLEQQMSLAAEEGFIEEMMEGTRVVKVFNHETESKKDFEKLNEKLRGDSEKANIFGNILGPIMGNMGNLMYVVVVLAGGMLVTFNARNIGFSNLFTSEFNYVTIGMIVSFLGMCRQLSQTIMQASMQMTFVSMGLAGAERVFDLIDQKPEEDEGYVELVNSTVDENGEIRETDKHTGHWAWKHPHKADGTVTYQPLEGNIELVDVDFGYSPEKTVLHNISLFAKTGQKIAFVGSTGAGKTTITNLINRFYDIGDGKIRYDGININKINKRDLRRSLGIVLQDVNLFTGTVMDNIRYGKLDATDEECINAAKLANAHSFIERLPDGYNTMLTANGSNLSQGQRQLISIARAAVADPPAMILDEATSSIDTRTEAIVQRGMDNLMKGRTVFVIAHRLSTVRNSDAIMVLDHGRIIERGNHDELIAQKGTYYQLYTGAFEME comes from the coding sequence ATGAGAAGACGTCAGATGCAGGGAAAAAGACCGGATATTAAACCGGGGACTTTTACAAGATTCATAAAATATCTTGCTGCCCATTACGGATTCCAGATGGGGCTTGTTTTGATCTGCCTTATACTGAGTGCTTTTTCTTCAGTAATAGCAAATTTATTCATACAGAAAATTGTTGATGAGATCATTGCTCCCGGACTTACAGGAGGTTTTGAGTCGGTTGCTTCGGATTTTATAAAGGTCATAAGTTCCATGGTGGCTTTTTACCTCATAGGGCTGGCAGCGACATTTATTTACACCAGAACAATGGCTCTGATCACACAGGGAACCCTGAAAGCCTTTCGTGTGGATATGTTTGAGAGGATGGAATCCCTGCCGATAAAATTTTTTGATACACATGCCCATGGGGACATCATGAGTACGTATACGAATGATACAGATGCGTTGAGGCAGCTTATAGGCCAAAGCATGCCAATGCTCATACAGTCAGCCATAAGCAGCATCGGTATAATATTTATGATGCTTTATTATAGCGTATGGCTTACGCTTGTTGCTGCAGTGTTCGTGTTTATAATGATAAATGCCATCAGGAATATCGGAGGTAAAAGCTCGAGATACATGCTTGAGCAGCAGATGTCGCTTGCTGCAGAAGAAGGCTTTATCGAGGAAATGATGGAGGGAACCAGGGTCGTTAAGGTTTTTAACCATGAGACGGAATCTAAAAAGGATTTTGAAAAGCTTAACGAAAAGCTCAGGGGTGATAGCGAAAAGGCAAACATTTTTGGAAATATCTTAGGCCCGATAATGGGTAATATGGGTAACCTTATGTATGTTGTAGTCGTTCTTGCAGGCGGTATGCTGGTTACCTTCAATGCGAGAAATATAGGTTTCAGCAATCTGTTTACAAGCGAGTTTAATTATGTGACGATCGGAATGATCGTTTCATTCCTTGGGATGTGCAGGCAGTTGTCGCAGACCATCATGCAGGCATCCATGCAGATGACCTTTGTTTCCATGGGACTTGCCGGAGCAGAGAGAGTATTTGACCTTATCGACCAGAAACCGGAAGAGGATGAAGGCTATGTTGAGCTTGTCAATTCCACGGTGGATGAAAACGGTGAAATAAGGGAAACGGATAAACACACAGGACATTGGGCGTGGAAGCATCCCCATAAAGCTGATGGAACAGTGACCTACCAGCCGCTTGAGGGCAATATCGAGCTTGTAGATGTTGATTTCGGATACAGTCCTGAAAAAACCGTGCTTCACAATATATCACTTTTCGCAAAAACCGGACAGAAGATCGCATTTGTCGGGTCAACAGGAGCAGGTAAGACAACCATCACGAACCTTATAAACAGATTTTATGATATCGGTGATGGAAAAATCCGTTATGACGGAATAAATATAAACAAGATCAATAAAAGAGACCTGAGACGTTCGCTGGGAATAGTGCTTCAGGATGTCAATCTTTTCACAGGAACTGTAATGGACAACATCCGCTATGGTAAACTGGATGCGACAGATGAAGAATGTATTAATGCAGCAAAGCTTGCAAATGCACACAGCTTTATAGAGAGGCTTCCGGATGGCTACAACACTATGCTTACAGCAAACGGAAGCAACCTTTCACAGGGACAGAGGCAGCTTATTTCCATTGCGAGAGCGGCAGTGGCAGATCCGCCGGCGATGATACTCGATGAGGCAACATCTTCGATCGATACCAGAACTGAGGCAATAGTTCAGCGCGGTATGGATAATCTTATGAAAGGCCGTACAGTATTTGTAATCGCCCACAGATTGTCAACTGTAAGAAATTCTGATGCAATCATGGTTCTCGATCACGGCAGGATAATCGAAAGAGGCAACCACGATGAACTCATCGCACAGAAGGGAACATATTATCAGCTCTACACCGGTGCTTTCGAAATGGAGTAA
- a CDS encoding DUF2752 domain-containing protein, giving the protein MNDMKNIKDKIIIAIGLLLLAAAAYLGFYRCPVKLIFGFPCPSCGMTRAFRAVVHGNIDESFKFHPLWPLAALAIILIILNELKIIKPSKKLINFGAVFFIAALIICYVIRIVTHTLVW; this is encoded by the coding sequence ATGAATGATATGAAAAATATTAAAGATAAAATAATTATAGCCATAGGGCTACTATTATTGGCAGCCGCTGCATATTTGGGGTTCTACAGGTGCCCTGTAAAACTGATCTTTGGTTTTCCCTGTCCAAGCTGCGGAATGACGAGAGCTTTCAGGGCTGTAGTCCACGGAAATATAGATGAATCTTTCAAATTTCATCCACTCTGGCCTCTCGCAGCTTTAGCAATTATATTAATTATTCTAAATGAGCTTAAAATAATCAAACCTTCAAAAAAGCTCATTAATTTCGGTGCAGTTTTTTTCATCGCTGCCCTTATTATCTGTTATGTCATACGGATAGTAACTCATACTCTCGTCTGGTAA
- a CDS encoding TM2 domain-containing protein: MEKRFDKNLYCWLFVWFLGSFGVDRFMRGQILFGVLKLITLGCCGIWSLIDFIICLVKVYGSSFGQDSEVVFIDGKYAK; this comes from the coding sequence TTGACAAAAACTTATATTGCTGGCTTTTTGTGTGGTTTTTAGGTTCTTTCGGAGTTGACCGTTTCATGAGAGGACAGATTCTTTTTGGTGTTCTCAAGCTCATCACCTTAGGATGCTGCGGAATCTGGTCGCTTATCGATTTTATCATCTGCCTTGTTAAGGTATATGGTTCATCATTCGGTCAGGACTCAGAAGTTGTCTTCATTGACGGAAAGTACGCTAAGTAA